GAATCAATCTTGTACACCTGCCACAATATGGTGACATAGGATTAATTTATTGTATATTACCATAACCTGAACTAGTTGAGCTATTATAATATTTTTCAAGCTTGAGGTAATATCGTAAAGATACTGAGGATGTGCCTGTAGGAATAACAACGAAGGCATCTTATCCGACACCCGGCGGGTGGGTGCCTTGCGTGCCGGCAGCTAAACCATTCTCTCCGGGGCCTCAAACTTAACGTAAAAGACGGTGCCTTTGCTGCTTGTATCGACCTTTATTCTTGCGTCGTGACGGTAAGCGATGCTGTAGCACACGGGCAGACCAAGACCGGTCCCTTCCTTCTTTGTGGTTAAAAACGGCGTGCCCAGTTTATCGAGAACCGCGTCTTCTATACCCGGACCCTGGTCTTCTACGGCCAGAACAACCGCTTTCCCTTCGACATAAGTCCTGATGGTGAGCAGACCGCCCGGATTCATTGCCTCCAGGCCGTTGCGGGCCAGGTTAAGAATTATCTGACGCATGTCGTTTTCGTTAAGAAGCAGATCGGGAATTTCCCCCAGTTCCTTTTTAATGGCTTTACCGGCGGCCGCGGCGTCCGACTCTATTAAGGGATACAGCGTTTCCACCGAGGAATTGAGGTTATGGGCGGATTTATTTCCGGGATTATCCCTGGTAAGACACAGGAATTCCCGTATTATGGAATTAACCCTGTCAAGTTCCTCAATCATCAGGGCGGAGTAGTTCCGGTACCAGGTACACTGTCCTTCTTCCCGGATGCCGGCCAATTGAAGGAAACCTTTGACGCTGCTGAGCGGGTTCCTTATTTCGTGGGCCATAGCTGCCGCCATTTCCGCCGCAAGAATGAGACGGTCCAGACGCGCGATTTCTTTTTCGAACCGTTTCCGTTCAGTAACGTCAGCGATCATTCCCAACGCGCCCGAGTATTCCCCGTCCTTACTAAAGATAGGACTTACGGACGCGATTGTCCAAAGCTCATCACCGTTTTTCCGCCGGTACTTGAAATCGAGTTTTTCGCATATACCTTTCCCGCGCCTCCGTATGTTGGATTCCGCGATTTCTTCCCATTTGTCTTCCATGAACTCCAGTAAGGGACGCCCCAGCATTTCTTCAACGGTGTAACCAAGCATTTCAGCCATCTTTTTGTTGACAAAGACAGTTTTGTTGTCGGCGTCGATGATCCAGGTCCCTTCGTTTGCGGTTTCAAGGATCTGTCGGCACCGCTCCTCACTCATCTTTAAGGAGTCTTTGGCCCATTTAAGTTCGGTGATATCAACCGTTACGCTGAGGATACATTTCTGGTTGTTTAAGGTAATTATTTCCGCGGAAATAAGCCCTTTATGTATTTCTTGTGATTCCGAACGAAACTCTACCTCAAGATTGCGAACCACCCCGTTTTGCGCTAAAGTCCTGGCTATTCTGCCGCGGTCACTCGCGCTCAACCAGATATTAAGTTCATCTGCCTTATGTCCGATCACCCTTTCAGGGCATGTGCCCATTGAATGGTAGAAGCTGTCGTTTACGCTAATGAAGCGCCAATCCTTACAGGTGGTAATGACCGTTAGATTGGGGTTGGCATCAAAAGTCTTTTTATAACGTTCTTCTGACAGCTTCAATTCCGAATATGGGTGTTTCGAAGAAAGGAAGATGATCCCCCTTAAGACAAAGACATGGCTTAACAGATTAAAATTGTGTCCCATTATTCCGTAAACGCCTGCAGGTTCCGCTGTAAATAGTGCCGTTCCTGCGGCGCAAAGGATGGCAAGGGCAAAAATATTTAAAACTTCACCCCTTCCGGTATTACATTTGAATAAAAGGAGTAGCAGATAGCCGCTGCAGTTGAGACACAGCCACCATGTTCCCAGGGGGGTGAGCCCGCCGCCTGTCGTATAGACCGGCGGGATGTTGCGCAAGGTGAGCAGTATGGTAATAACCGCAAAAGCTGTAACCAGGCTGAGAACCAGGAGTTGTGATTTAGGGCGCCCGGTTTTATAATCGGCTGCGGCAGCCAGGAAGGCCAGACCTTCGACGCTTTGACCTATATTCCGGAACCATGCCCACAGGTGGGGGTTCTTGTTGAAAAAGCAAGGGTACGAAATCATGTGCATAAACGGGAAAATAACAACGAGAAGAAAAGCGAATCCAAAAAGCCTGCCCAGAGGGGTTTCTGCATCGTAATTAAGCCACGAAACTAAGAAAACGGTCACTGCAACGGTAATGCATACGGTTTCCACCGCGAAGTGCCATACTAATTCCTGATGAGCGGACAGAAAGGGGAATATGGCTTTACTGAGTAAATAATTCGATATGCATATCAGAAGGAAAAACCCCAGATTCTTAGTGCGGGGAATCTTGCCCCAGGTTTGCCGACCGACGGTTAGTTCCATGGTTTCCATTCCTCAATGGCTTCGCAAAGACGTACACCAACATCATTCATGCGCAATAAATGAGGTGCAAATAACAATGTAATTAATGGGCGCTTGAAGAGACCGAGAAGCGGCATGAAGGCCCTGAAAATTACATAATACTGTTTCTTAGTCAGTGTATTCAAGTCCTCAATTTGCTTTATCTTGCTATTATTTAATTTTAATGGAAAAGTATGTTATTGCAATAACCAAATAATGTTGACGTATGCCGCTTCATGGAGAATTACGACTGACTTCGCGGTTATCGTACGCCATGAAACATGAAATATCGTTGCTATTCCTGCTTTTTGATACAATCTGTCAGTTCATGAAGGAAATAACCCGGCAAGCACGAATTTATTGAATTATGAAGCAATTAACATAATGCAGAATCTTCGGTCTATAACTTGTGCAAAGGCGATATTGGAAAATTTACTCCTGATCCATTACGGAACGGTTTGGTTCCAACCCCTGAGATATTCGGACAGCCGCCTGCAGCCAGGTGCAATCCCGTTCCTGAGTGAACAATGAGACTACGGGCGGTTTTCACTGTTTTTACAACCTCAGTGGTTTTAGGCAGAAGTCAGATGTCAGATTTGACGTGGGAATTTCATAACCGAGAATGCCATCAAAAACTCCGACTTCCGAAATCCTGCACCCGACTTCTGAAACAGACAGGCTCCGTTTGGCAACAGCCTCCTAAAGAGCATTAAGCCCGTGTAATATATAATCGATAGATGTTGGATCTATTGAAGCGTGTGTTTCTTAATATGAAACGTAACCTTAAGGCTTTTTCTAATATTACCGGTACTCCGAAACTAATTTAGACTCCTCTGGAGGAACCCTAATATGACTCTTCGCAAAAAAACGCTTCTGATCGTCGGGGTAGTACTGGCTTGCATGGTGGCGGTATTAAGTATCGGATCCCAAAGACTGCTTATGGAGGGCATTTCCAATATCGAGGATCAGAAAATCGAAAAAAACCTTGGCATATCGTTAAACGCCTTGTCGGGACTGTTGGAAGACCTGGATGTTAAACTGGCTGATTGGGCCGCGTGGGATGATACCTACGCTTTTATGGAGAATAAGAACAGTGAATACATCAAATCAAACCTTGTGGATTCGTCGTTCTTGAACCAGGATATCAACTTAGTTGCGTTTATCGATTCCTCAGGCCGGATTGTATTTGCTGGATGCTTTGATCTTGATACAAAAACTGAAACGCCCGTACCTCAAAGCCTCAAGAAGTACCTTTCTCCGGGCAGTCCGGTTTTCCGTAAGGAAGAGAGCGTAAAGGGGATAATCAATCTGCCCGAAGGCCCCCTGCTTGTGGCGGCACGGCCGGTCTTGACCAGTCAGGGCAGCGGGCCCAGCCGCGGGACGGCAGTGATGGGAAGATACCTCGACGACTCGGTAGTTGCGCAACTCGCGGAAACCACCGGTTTGTCGCTTACGGGACATTATTGGGACGACCCCCGAATGCCGCCTGACTTCCAAGAAGCGCGGGGTTTGTTAACCAACCGGACGTATCTTCTGTCACTACCTGCCGACGAGGCAAAAGCAACCGGATATGCGTTGGTAAAGGACCTTAACGGCCAGCCGGCTTTCATACTAGGGATGGAGACGCAGCGGGAGTTGTATTCGTTAGGCCGGGATAACATGCGCCGGTTTGTCTTATTCTTCGCAATGCTGGGGCTTGTACCCGGCTTTGTGGCCTTATTGTTTTTAGAAAGGGTTGTTTTGTCCCGTTTAGACCGTCTTGGCAAGGAAGTTCGCGGCATCGGCGCCAGCGGTGATCTGTCGGCACGCATACCGGTGACCGGCAAGGATGAACTATCGGGCCTCACAAGTACGATCAACGAGATGTTGGACGGTCAGGAGCAGTACCAACGGAAAATACAGGAGAGCGAGGAATTGTTTAAAACCTTGTCGGAAAGCTCCCAGACCGGTATTTACATTGTTCAAGAGGGAAGGTTCAAATTTGTTAATCCCCGTTTCCCAACACTTACCGGTTACAGCCCCGAAGAGTTGGTGGACATGGAATCATACCGACTGGTCTTTCCAGAGGATAGAAGCATGGCCAGGGAGAATGCGGTGGAAATGCTGAAGGGCAGGCGTCTTGTCCCATACGAATTCAGGATTCTGACCAAGGACGGTGAGATAAGGTGGATGATGGAAACGGTCAGCTCAATCCGATATCAGGGGAGACAGGCGACCCTGGGAAACTCCGTGGATATAACAGAGTACAAAACGGTTGAAGAGGCGCTGCGCGAATCGGAGGCAAAATACCGGACTGTTTTCGAAAACACCGGGACCGCTCTTGCTATTATCGAAGAAGATACAACACTGTCCCTAATAAATACGGAGTTTGAGAAACTCACGGGTTTTTCCAAAGGGGAAGTTCAGGGAAAGAAAAGTTGGACGGAGTTTGTATCGGACAGAGTGCTTTCTAAAATGCTTCAGTTTCATCGCCTGCGCCGGATTGACCCTGATGCCGCCCCGAGGGATTACGAGTTCGAGTTCGTTGACAGGAACGGTATGGTCTTGAATGTCCTGATTACCATCGCGATGATCCCGGGGACGAAAAAGAGCGTCGCTTCTCTCCTTGAAAACACCGAGCGGAAGCGGGCCGAGGAGGCGTTAAAGGAAAACGAGGCGCGCTTGCGCCAGATTACGGACAACATGCTGGATATCATCAGCCAAACGGACGTTGAGGGAGAGCTTCAATATATAAGCCCGTCGCATAGATACGTCCTGGGGTACGAACCGCAAGACCTGCCGGGAAAGACCGTGTTCGACTACGTACATCCGGATGATCGAAGCGGCGTGGTGGAAGCCTTTAGAAAGGTTATCGAAACCCGGTTGGGAACGCGGACGGAATATCGTTACCGGCATGCTGACGGGCATTATGTTTGGCTGGAAGCAAGCATAACGCACATGCTTAATGAGAATGACAGGGTAGCCGGGGCTGTTATCGGCGCCCGTGATGTTTCGGAACGGAAACAGATGGAGGAGCAGTTAGGGAACGCCAAGGCGCTTTTAGAGGGAGTGTTGGACGCCATACCGGACGCCGTCGGCATTCAGGATCCCGACCACCGGATCATTCGGCTGAACCAGGCCGGTTACCAGTTGCTGAACCTCACCCCCGAAGAAGCCCAGGGGAAAAGGTGTTATGAACTAATCGGCCGAGCTAACAGGTGCCGGCCGTGCGCCACCGAGCGGGCGTGGAAAACGAAGCGGTTGGAGAGGGTGGAGAAGTTCGTTCCCGAGCTTGGCTTATATCTGGACTGCCGGAGCAATCCCATCCTTGACGAGAATGGCGAGATACAGATGGTAGTGGAACAGTTTTACGATGTCACTGAGCGCCGGCGCATGGAGGAGCAGTTGTGGCACCTGAGTCTGCACGACAACCTTACCGGTCTATACAGCCGTACATACTTCGAAGAAGAGATGCGCCGGTTGGAGGGAAGCCGCCATGCCCCGATAGGTGTGATTGTCTGTGATGTGGACGGGCTTAAGCTTGCAAACGACACCCTGGGCCACAGTGCCGGAGACAGGCTGCTGATGGCCGCGGCTGAAGCAATCCGTAAATCTTTCCGCCCGGAAGACATGGTTGCAAGAATCGGCGGCGATGAGTTCGCCGTCCTTCTTCCCAACAGCGGAAGAACTATTGTGGAAGAAGCCTGTCGCAGGGTTCGTGATGCCGTCGCCGCGTACAATACACAAAACCCCGAGGTTCCCCTTAGCATTTCTGTCGGATTTGCGGTAAGCGATGAAAAGGGCGCCAACATGGTCGACCTTTTTAAAGAAGCCGACAACAATATGTACCGGGAAAAGCTGCACAGCAGCCAGAGCGCCCGCAGCGCCACCGTTCAAACCCTGATGAAGACACTTGAGGCAAAAGACTTTATCACCGAAGGACATGTTGATCGCCTGCAAAACCTGGTGGCTAGTCTGGCGGCTGCTGTAGGCGTTCCAGAGAGTAAGATAAACGATTTGCGTCTTTTGGCTTTATTCCACGACATCGGCAAGGTGGGCGTATCGGACCGCATCCTGCTTAAGCCGGGGCCCCTGACACCTGAGGAACGAGTCGAAATGCAACGACACTGCGAGATAGGGCACCGCATCGCCCAGTCCATTCCCGACTTGCCGCCGATTGCCAATTGGATTCTTAAGCACCATGAATGGTGGAACGGGGAAGGTTATCCTTTGGGGCTGGAGGAAGAAGAAATCCCGCTTGAGTGCCGGATCCTGGCCATTGCAGATGCCTATGACGCCATGACCAACGACCGTCCTTATCGCAAGGCGATGAACCGAAAGGAGGCTCTTGATGAACTGCAAAGGTGCGCCGGTACTCAATTCGATGAAGAGTTGGTTGAAGTATTCGTAAAAATGATCGAAGAAGAGTCAGTAAACTCGGAAGAATAAATGCACTAAGGTCAATCCTCCTTGAGCAGGATTGACCTTTTCCGTGTTGGGGTTTAGCAGGGCTGCTGTTAAGGTTCGACTTTCTCCGACCGGAGCAGGTATTGATGGAAAAAGTACTCTCCAAGCGCGATCAGTACTCCAAAAATAAGCAGTGAAAGAAGAGTGGTCCGAAAAGCCGGAACAAGAAGGTCAACCACATAGGCGGTTATTACGCCCATAAGACCGTCACCTATTGCCGCCACGATGTTGCCGAAAGCAGGAAGAACCAGCAGGTCGCCCACAAGATAATTAAGGGCGGTTGCTATAATGGCGACAACAATTACCCATCCCCAGGTATTCCCTCTAATGAAGCCCAGTGTAGCAGACGCAAAAACGAAAGTCATGACCAATTTGACCAGAAGAGCTGATCCTGTCTTACTCATGCTTTCACCCCCAATGTATTTTTTCCACGGAGGTGTTTTTTTATCCGGCGGTTCTGTCTTCCCGCTCTCGCGGGAAGATGCGGCTTTGTTGCGGACTAAAAAGCGAGCTGTTTTTAACGGGCTGAACTTTTTTGACGTTAAAAGGCGAATGGCAGTGAATTATCGTGATAATTAAAATATAATAATGGGGCAAGAGACAGAGTGGCCATGTTTTACCCGCGTCGTTGTGTATACGAATTATAGGAAAGTCATAAAGGAAATTCCGGCAGCTGTTATTTCGGGAGGAAATGAATTGACAGGAAAGAGGCCGAAAAAGCGAAACGACCAGAGCATGGGGAAAGACGAACGTATCGCAGACGGCGCCTGCGACGGCGGCCGCTCTTCCGGGCGGTCCCCCCGGCTGTTTATACCCCGGAAGGATTGGCGGGAAGATGTTGTTCCGGTGCGCGGGGAAGATGTGCGCTACCTTACGCGTGTCTTGCGGCTGGGCACCGGTGATGCCGTAACCGTTCTCGACGGTCAGGGGAGAGAGTTTAGCGCGGTCATAAAGACCGTCAGCAAGGAGGCGGTATTACTCGCCCTTGTAAGGGAGATTACGCCGGATACCGAAACGGGGGTTAAGGTTACGCTTTTTCAAGCCGTTCCCAAAGGGGACAAGATGGATCTTGTGGTCCAAAAGACAACGGAACTCGGCGCGTTCCGCATTGTGCCGGTTATCACGGAAAGAGTGGTCGTGCGTCCTGATGAAACGCAGGCTGCAAGGCGGCGGGACAGGTGGCAGCGGATAGCGCGCGATGCGTCGAGGCAGTGCGGCCGGTCCGTGGTGCCGGCGGTGGAATCCTTTCTTTCCTTCCAGGCGGCGCTGGAACTGCATCATGACGCTTCTCTTACGGGGATAATGCCATGGGAGGGAGAAGCGGATCTCTCGTTACGCGGTTTCTTGACGGGCGTCCTCAACGTTCCGCCCGCGGAAAGAAGAGGCGGTATTTCCATCTTTATCGGACCGGAGGGCGGTTTCAGCCTGGCTGAGGTTGAAGCCGCGCGTATGCTCGGGGTGGTAACGGTCAGTTTAGGGAAACGAATCCTTCGTACCGAAACGGCGGGAATGGTCACACTCGCCTTGGTGCTTCATGCGTTCGGCGAATTAGGATGATAGGGGTGTCACATGCCGAGTGTTGCTTTTTATACCTTGGGGTGTAAGGTGAACCAGTACGAAAGCGCGGCCCTTGCCTCGCTTTTTGCCGGTCACGGCTATCATATCGTCGACCCCGGGACGGGGGCGGATGTTTATGTAATCAATACCTGCACCGTCACCGGCACGGCGGATCAGAAGTCACGACAGGCCGTAAGGCGCGCCGTTCGACGGAATCCAAACGCTACGGTGGTGGTAACCGGCTGCTACGCCCAACTTTCGCCGGAAAAAGTAGCCGCTATTCCCGGTGTTGATATAGTGATCGGAACCAGTGGGCGCAAAGAAATGGTCAAAATGGTAGAGAAAGCGATGACGACCGGGTCCCGGATCGTGAGGGTTCACGATTTTACAGACGATTGCGCTTTTGAGGAAATCCCCGCCCTTTTTGAGGCCAGGACGCGAGCCTATCTCAAGATACAGGAAGGCTGCCGGGATTTCTGTACCTATTGTCTTGTTCCATACGCCCGGGGGCCGCTGAGAAGCCGGTTCCCGGATGCGGTCCTTCAGGAGGCGGAGCGTTTAGTCGCCGCCGGATTCAAAGAGCTGGTCCTGACCGGTATCAACATCGGAAACTACGGAATTGAACTCAGCCCGACGGTCGGACTGCATAGGCTGATTTCGCTAATCCTGGAGCTCCCCGGCGTCGCCCGGGTACGTCTGAGTTCGATCGAGCCGGGGAATGTCGTACCGGGTTTAGGTGATTTAATGGCGGATGAACCGCGGTTCTGCCCGCACCTTCACCTGCCGTTGCAGAGCGGTGACGATGACATACTTAGACTAATGGGCCGAAGGTACCGTACGGCGGATTACCGGGCTATGGTCGGTCGTCTGCGCGAACGTATGCCCGATGTTTCGGTTAGTACGGATGTGATGGTCGGCTTTCCGGGCGAAACCGAAGCAGCGTTTACAAATACGGTATCTTTTATCCATGAAACCGGTTTTTCCGGGCTTCACGTTTTTAAGTTCTCGCCCCGGCCGGGTACGCCTGCTCAGACCTTTTCGGGCCAGGTGCACGGGCGGGAAAAGGAAAGACGTTTGCGTCTGCTGCTTGAGGAAAGCGGGGATTTAACGGCCGCCTTTGCCGCCCGCTTTGTCGGCCGGGTGGTGCACGTGCTGGTGGAAAGGATGTGTCCCGAAGGGTTTTGCGAGGGGTTCAGCGAGCACTACCTTCCTGTTGCTTTTGAGGGGGCGGAAGAATCTGCGGGCCGTATCGTACCGGTAAAAATCTCTGCGTTCGATAAAGGAGTTCTTAACGGATTTTCCTCTT
The sequence above is a segment of the Bacillota bacterium genome. Coding sequences within it:
- a CDS encoding PAS domain S-box protein; this translates as MELTVGRQTWGKIPRTKNLGFFLLICISNYLLSKAIFPFLSAHQELVWHFAVETVCITVAVTVFLVSWLNYDAETPLGRLFGFAFLLVVIFPFMHMISYPCFFNKNPHLWAWFRNIGQSVEGLAFLAAAADYKTGRPKSQLLVLSLVTAFAVITILLTLRNIPPVYTTGGGLTPLGTWWLCLNCSGYLLLLLFKCNTGRGEVLNIFALAILCAAGTALFTAEPAGVYGIMGHNFNLLSHVFVLRGIIFLSSKHPYSELKLSEERYKKTFDANPNLTVITTCKDWRFISVNDSFYHSMGTCPERVIGHKADELNIWLSASDRGRIARTLAQNGVVRNLEVEFRSESQEIHKGLISAEIITLNNQKCILSVTVDITELKWAKDSLKMSEERCRQILETANEGTWIIDADNKTVFVNKKMAEMLGYTVEEMLGRPLLEFMEDKWEEIAESNIRRRGKGICEKLDFKYRRKNGDELWTIASVSPIFSKDGEYSGALGMIADVTERKRFEKEIARLDRLILAAEMAAAMAHEIRNPLSSVKGFLQLAGIREEGQCTWYRNYSALMIEELDRVNSIIREFLCLTRDNPGNKSAHNLNSSVETLYPLIESDAAAAGKAIKKELGEIPDLLLNENDMRQIILNLARNGLEAMNPGGLLTIRTYVEGKAVVLAVEDQGPGIEDAVLDKLGTPFLTTKKEGTGLGLPVCYSIAYRHDARIKVDTSSKGTVFYVKFEAPERMV
- a CDS encoding PAS domain S-box protein, with translation MTLRKKTLLIVGVVLACMVAVLSIGSQRLLMEGISNIEDQKIEKNLGISLNALSGLLEDLDVKLADWAAWDDTYAFMENKNSEYIKSNLVDSSFLNQDINLVAFIDSSGRIVFAGCFDLDTKTETPVPQSLKKYLSPGSPVFRKEESVKGIINLPEGPLLVAARPVLTSQGSGPSRGTAVMGRYLDDSVVAQLAETTGLSLTGHYWDDPRMPPDFQEARGLLTNRTYLLSLPADEAKATGYALVKDLNGQPAFILGMETQRELYSLGRDNMRRFVLFFAMLGLVPGFVALLFLERVVLSRLDRLGKEVRGIGASGDLSARIPVTGKDELSGLTSTINEMLDGQEQYQRKIQESEELFKTLSESSQTGIYIVQEGRFKFVNPRFPTLTGYSPEELVDMESYRLVFPEDRSMARENAVEMLKGRRLVPYEFRILTKDGEIRWMMETVSSIRYQGRQATLGNSVDITEYKTVEEALRESEAKYRTVFENTGTALAIIEEDTTLSLINTEFEKLTGFSKGEVQGKKSWTEFVSDRVLSKMLQFHRLRRIDPDAAPRDYEFEFVDRNGMVLNVLITIAMIPGTKKSVASLLENTERKRAEEALKENEARLRQITDNMLDIISQTDVEGELQYISPSHRYVLGYEPQDLPGKTVFDYVHPDDRSGVVEAFRKVIETRLGTRTEYRYRHADGHYVWLEASITHMLNENDRVAGAVIGARDVSERKQMEEQLGNAKALLEGVLDAIPDAVGIQDPDHRIIRLNQAGYQLLNLTPEEAQGKRCYELIGRANRCRPCATERAWKTKRLERVEKFVPELGLYLDCRSNPILDENGEIQMVVEQFYDVTERRRMEEQLWHLSLHDNLTGLYSRTYFEEEMRRLEGSRHAPIGVIVCDVDGLKLANDTLGHSAGDRLLMAAAEAIRKSFRPEDMVARIGGDEFAVLLPNSGRTIVEEACRRVRDAVAAYNTQNPEVPLSISVGFAVSDEKGANMVDLFKEADNNMYREKLHSSQSARSATVQTLMKTLEAKDFITEGHVDRLQNLVASLAAAVGVPESKINDLRLLALFHDIGKVGVSDRILLKPGPLTPEERVEMQRHCEIGHRIAQSIPDLPPIANWILKHHEWWNGEGYPLGLEEEEIPLECRILAIADAYDAMTNDRPYRKAMNRKEALDELQRCAGTQFDEELVEVFVKMIEEESVNSEE
- a CDS encoding DUF2512 family protein, encoding MSKTGSALLVKLVMTFVFASATLGFIRGNTWGWVIVVAIIATALNYLVGDLLVLPAFGNIVAAIGDGLMGVITAYVVDLLVPAFRTTLLSLLIFGVLIALGEYFFHQYLLRSEKVEP
- a CDS encoding 16S rRNA (uracil(1498)-N(3))-methyltransferase, producing MTGKRPKKRNDQSMGKDERIADGACDGGRSSGRSPRLFIPRKDWREDVVPVRGEDVRYLTRVLRLGTGDAVTVLDGQGREFSAVIKTVSKEAVLLALVREITPDTETGVKVTLFQAVPKGDKMDLVVQKTTELGAFRIVPVITERVVVRPDETQAARRRDRWQRIARDASRQCGRSVVPAVESFLSFQAALELHHDASLTGIMPWEGEADLSLRGFLTGVLNVPPAERRGGISIFIGPEGGFSLAEVEAARMLGVVTVSLGKRILRTETAGMVTLALVLHAFGELG
- the mtaB gene encoding tRNA (N(6)-L-threonylcarbamoyladenosine(37)-C(2))-methylthiotransferase MtaB — its product is MPSVAFYTLGCKVNQYESAALASLFAGHGYHIVDPGTGADVYVINTCTVTGTADQKSRQAVRRAVRRNPNATVVVTGCYAQLSPEKVAAIPGVDIVIGTSGRKEMVKMVEKAMTTGSRIVRVHDFTDDCAFEEIPALFEARTRAYLKIQEGCRDFCTYCLVPYARGPLRSRFPDAVLQEAERLVAAGFKELVLTGINIGNYGIELSPTVGLHRLISLILELPGVARVRLSSIEPGNVVPGLGDLMADEPRFCPHLHLPLQSGDDDILRLMGRRYRTADYRAMVGRLRERMPDVSVSTDVMVGFPGETEAAFTNTVSFIHETGFSGLHVFKFSPRPGTPAQTFSGQVHGREKERRLRLLLEESGDLTAAFAARFVGRVVHVLVERMCPEGFCEGFSEHYLPVAFEGAEESAGRIVPVKISAFDKGVLNGFSSF